A genome region from Schistocerca americana isolate TAMUIC-IGC-003095 chromosome 1, iqSchAmer2.1, whole genome shotgun sequence includes the following:
- the LOC124591425 gene encoding meiotically up-regulated gene 135 protein-like, whose amino-acid sequence MRSLFRAIAKLKQSNGDFLAELKQLNEESAARLKEELKQELKQSNEESIARLKQSNEESTARLKHSRLKEELKQELKQSNEQSTARLKGELKKSTDRLQEHLNETSRELSDKIEASKVETLEEHIQESHEGKARMRNDITDLTKRLDNVNVLVVNEIEKNNDKLLDEFSMQTETVRR is encoded by the exons atgagatccctttttagggcgatcgctaaattaaaacaatctaacggggattttctagctgaattaaaacagttgaatgaagaatctgctgctagattaaaagaggaactaaaacaggaattaaaacagtctaacgaagaatctattgctagattaaaacagtctaacgaagaatctactgctagattaaaacattctagattaaaagaggaactaaaacaggaattaaaacagtctaacgagcaatctactgctagattaaaaggggaGCTAAAAAAATCTAcggacaggttacaggaacatcttaatgaaaccagtcgagaattaagtgataaaatagaggcttctaaagttgaaac gttagaagaacatatccaggaatcgcatGAGggaaaagctcgcatgcgaaatgatattactgacttaaccaagagactagataatgtcaatgtcttagttgtaaatgaaatagagaaaaataacgataagttactaGATGAATtctctatgcaaacagaaactgttcgtagataa